The following coding sequences are from one Macrobrachium rosenbergii isolate ZJJX-2024 chromosome 36, ASM4041242v1, whole genome shotgun sequence window:
- the LOC136856599 gene encoding uncharacterized protein — protein sequence MPRSEVISLVVVLGLLCGAASHARSLTNGRSGHVILNALMQEDQDYTYGDLVYEYDAPLTSSTVQQRTEREENAIHRRKNVRQRVEKGPHEILDDAFNYDYTYGDPEVDYDHYDEGTSSRDEKGISHHPKEHDEGAGGEDSPGRSPDKDKTVISPIVTSVIEWVIRNWKDVKHVRDTWVETKDHVKKSWKKVKHSLTRITNALGGVLVKFGEEAEEGLKYCLVRLKNTSEEVRAQGLEAINKLENLLEEGNEVAASFFRLIGYKLGEIARKYSQGEIFTPDLQLSNYFVFDGMQHDETKATIPNLFEDKEVLGKLNLMVKQNVLKKEEVEALLSAVAQQTQRATGRTYPTKITLRESMREEEEEEEEEKAKKQEKKKGM from the exons ATGCCCAGAAGCGAGGTCATCAGTCTCGTGGTTGTCCTGGGCTTGCTGTGTGGGGCAGCGAGCCACGCGAGGTCACTGACCAATGGGAGGTCAGGGCACGTGATCCTCAATGCCCTGATGCAGGAAGACCAAGATTACACTTACGGAGATTTGGTCTACGAGTATGACGCGCCTTTGACGAG CAGCACCGTTCAacagaggacagagagagaggaaaacgccATCCACAGACGGAAGAACGTCAGGCAAAGAGTGGAAAAAGGACCACACGAAATCTTGGACGATGCTTTCAACTACGATTACACCTACGGAGACCCGGAGGTCGATTACGATCACTACGACGAAGGAACATCGAG CAGAGACGAGAAGGGAATCTCCCACCACCCGAAGGAACACGACGAAGGCGCAGGCGGCGAGGACTCGCCGGGGAGGTCCCCGGATAAGGACAAGACGGTCATTAGCCCGATCGTTACCTCCGTTATCGAGTGGGTGATACGGAACTGGAAGGACGTCAAGCACGTCAGGGACACCTGGgtggag ACGAAAGACCACGTCAAGAAAAGCTGGAAAAAGGTCAAGCATTCACTGACCAGGATCACCAATGCCCTCGGAGGCGTCCTCGTGAAATTTGGCGAAGAGGCCGAGGAAGGTCTCAAGTACTGCCTCGTCAGGCTGAAGAATACCAGCGAAGAGGTGAGG GCCCAAGGTCTGGAAGCGATCAATAAGCTGGAAAATCTGCTGGAAGAAGGCAACGAGGTCGCGGCTTCGTTCTTCCGCCTAATAGGCTACAAG CTCGGGGAGATTGCAAGGAAATACAGCCAAGGGGAAATATTCACTCCAGATTTACAACTCTCCAATTACTTCGTCTTCGACGGAATGCAACACGACGAGACGAAGGCGACCATACCAAACCTATTTGAG GACAAAGAGGTCTTGGGAAAGCTGAACCTGATGGTGAAACAGAACGTcctgaagaaggaggaggtggaagccCTTTTATCGGCCGTCGCTCAGCAGACGCAGAGGGCAACAGGCA gaaCCTACCCAACTAAAATAACGCTGCGAGAGAGTatgcgagaagaagaagaagaagaagaagaggagaaagcaaagaaacaggaaaagaaaaaaggaatgtag